A window of Piliocolobus tephrosceles isolate RC106 chromosome 13, ASM277652v3, whole genome shotgun sequence contains these coding sequences:
- the LOC111524656 gene encoding LOW QUALITY PROTEIN: olfactory receptor 52B2 (The sequence of the model RefSeq protein was modified relative to this genomic sequence to represent the inferred CDS: substituted 1 base at 1 genomic stop codon), with protein sequence MSHSNVTIFHSAVFVLLGIPGLEAYHIWLSIPLCLIYITAVLGNSILIVVIVMECNLHEPMYFFLSVLAITDILLSTTTVPKALAIFWLHAHNIAVDACVTQVFFVHMMFVGESAILLAMAFDPFVAFCAPLRYTAVLTLPVVGRIALAIITRSFCIIFPVIFLLKRLPFCRTNIVHHSYCEHIGVARLACDDITVNIWYGFSVPIVMVILDVILIAVSYSLILXAVFCLPSQEAQHKTLSTCGSHLCVILVFYVPSFFTLLTHHFGHNIPQHVHILLANLYVVVPPMLNPIVYGVKTKQICEGVAHRFFDIKTWCCTSPLG encoded by the coding sequence ATGAGTCACAGCAACGTTACCATCTTCCATTCTGCAGTTTTTGTCCTACTTGGCATCCCTGGGTTGGAGGCTTATCACATTTGGCTGTCAATACCTCTTTGCCTCATTTACATCACTGCAGTCCTGGGAAACAGCATCCTGATAGTGGTTATTGTCATGGAATGTAACCTTCATGAACCcatgtatttcttcctttccgTGCTGGCCATCACGGACATCCTGCTGTCTACCACCACTGTGCCCAAGGCCCTAGCCATCTTTTGGCTCCATGCCCATAACATTGCTGTTGATGCCTGTGTCACCCAAGTCTTCTTTGTCCATATGATGTTTGTGGGGGAGTCAGCTATCCTATTAGCCATGGCCTTTGACCCCTTTGTGGCCTTTTGTGCCCCACTGAGATATACAGCAGTGCTAACATTGCCTGTTGTGGGAAGGATTGCTCTGGCCATCATCACCCGAAGCTTCTGCATCATCTTCCCAGTCATATTCTTACTGAAGCGGCTGCCCTTCTGCCGAACCAACATTGTTCATCATTCCTACTGTGAGCATATCGGAGTGGCTCGTTTAGCCTGTGATGACATCACTGTTAACATCTGGTATGGCTTTTCAGTGCCCATTGTCATGGTCATCTTGGATGTGATCCTCATCGCTGTGTCTTACTCACTGATCCtctgagcagtgttttgtttGCCCTCCCAGGAGGCTCAGCACAAGACCCTCAGCACTTGTGGCTCCCACCTCTGTGTCATCCTTGTGTTTTATGTTCCATCCTTCTTTACCTTATTGACCCACCATTTTGGGCATAATATTCCTCAACATGTCCATATCTTGCTGGCCAATCTCTATGTGGTGGTGCCACCAATGCTGAACCCCATTGTCTATGGTGTGAAGACTAAGCAGATATGTGAGGGTGTAGCCCACCGGTTCTTTGACATCAAGACTTGGTGCTGTACCTCCCCTCTGGGCTGA